In bacterium, the following proteins share a genomic window:
- a CDS encoding homoserine kinase, with protein sequence MTPQSRAPRALTVTVPASTSNLGPGYDCLGCAFRLYNKFTFELGDHNAQHELSFDGPESQGLEPSQDNLILSSARTLYEAIDKSMPTLKVQVQVNVPHPRGLGSSSTAVVAGLVGANALAGAPLDRRELLNLAAKIEGHPDNVAPAMVGGLTAALMDDFGDVVLGRWRPHKSVAFVILSPDYGVQTKEARAVLPDLIPHADAVANLARVPLLIEALQRGDLSHLSTLMRDKLHEPYRETLYPNFEELRSAALRAGASATCLSGAGPSMLAVTESTIAENVATAWSRALTDLGHTGRCRVLEPDYNGCQVRHG encoded by the coding sequence TTGACCCCACAATCTCGCGCACCGCGTGCACTGACAGTGACGGTGCCTGCATCGACTTCGAATCTCGGGCCGGGCTACGACTGCCTCGGTTGCGCGTTTCGTTTGTACAACAAGTTCACGTTTGAGTTGGGCGATCACAATGCCCAGCACGAACTGTCCTTTGACGGCCCGGAAAGCCAGGGCCTGGAGCCGAGCCAGGACAATCTCATCCTGTCGTCGGCGCGCACGCTGTACGAAGCCATCGATAAGTCGATGCCGACGCTGAAAGTGCAGGTGCAGGTCAACGTTCCGCATCCACGCGGACTCGGGAGTTCAAGCACGGCCGTCGTGGCTGGCCTGGTCGGGGCGAACGCGCTGGCGGGGGCACCCCTCGATCGCCGTGAACTACTGAACCTGGCTGCGAAGATCGAAGGCCATCCGGACAATGTGGCGCCCGCGATGGTCGGCGGACTGACAGCGGCGCTGATGGATGATTTTGGAGACGTGGTTCTGGGACGCTGGCGCCCGCACAAGTCAGTCGCCTTCGTGATCCTGTCGCCTGATTACGGCGTACAAACGAAGGAAGCGCGTGCCGTTCTGCCGGATCTGATTCCGCACGCCGATGCCGTCGCGAACCTGGCGCGCGTGCCGCTGTTGATCGAAGCCCTGCAGCGCGGCGACTTGAGCCACTTGTCCACACTGATGCGCGACAAATTGCACGAGCCCTACCGCGAAACGCTCTATCCGAACTTCGAGGAACTGCGCTCCGCCGCCTTGCGAGCAGGCGCGTCTGCAACGTGCCTCAGTGGCGCGGGCCCATCAATGCTGGCCGTCACAGAATCAACGATTGCAGAAAACGTTGCGACCGCCTGGAGCCGGGCCTTGACGGACCTTGGACACACGGGACGCTGTCGCGTGCTGGAGCCGGACTACAACGGATGCCAGGTGCGACACGGCTGA
- a CDS encoding cupin domain-containing protein encodes MGVFPIEQFEKMRPAWSVIAEVGLGLHEAGESIEKHFHDSAEYLFVLEGKILWEMGGETIEVEAGEAIVVETGVEHSLPEVLEPCVILWMRDEAQPPFRRSHVHAPDQPHVPQFYPRRALPSPGRRGHVVDLRGDATFVPELLRRAPGDIVLGTNPCHLSESHARELGQQASKHNQAVAAMLIDLDPATIDTYLMDRTVQKNLTHVNPHNLAVELDLSSAGAAASIASLRKHWLPKLRIANRGVCARFTMREWSDAELATLFTNLHHLPPAEWGVVLDWDVEALRRKPFRLRAAVAAMLPWLRVILCPNEAVEQVAHTVEALGYQGWVARRD; translated from the coding sequence GTGGGTGTGTTCCCCATCGAGCAGTTCGAGAAGATGCGTCCGGCGTGGTCGGTGATCGCGGAGGTCGGGCTCGGCCTGCACGAGGCCGGCGAGAGCATCGAGAAGCACTTCCACGATTCTGCCGAGTACCTCTTCGTGCTGGAGGGCAAGATCCTCTGGGAGATGGGCGGCGAAACGATCGAAGTGGAAGCCGGCGAAGCGATCGTGGTCGAGACCGGCGTCGAGCATTCGCTGCCGGAAGTCCTCGAGCCCTGCGTGATCCTGTGGATGCGCGATGAAGCGCAGCCGCCTTTCCGGCGCAGCCATGTGCACGCCCCCGATCAGCCCCATGTTCCGCAATTCTATCCGCGTCGTGCACTGCCGTCACCCGGGCGCCGCGGGCATGTCGTCGACCTGCGGGGCGACGCGACGTTTGTCCCCGAACTGCTGCGTCGCGCGCCGGGAGACATTGTGCTCGGGACGAATCCTTGTCACTTGTCGGAGTCTCATGCTCGCGAGTTGGGGCAGCAGGCCTCGAAGCACAACCAGGCCGTGGCTGCGATGCTGATCGATCTGGATCCCGCGACAATCGATACGTACCTGATGGATCGAACGGTGCAGAAAAACCTGACCCATGTGAATCCGCACAACCTGGCGGTGGAACTCGATCTATCCAGTGCCGGTGCAGCCGCGAGCATCGCATCACTACGCAAACATTGGCTTCCGAAATTGCGCATCGCCAATCGGGGTGTCTGTGCGAGATTCACGATGCGCGAGTGGTCGGATGCGGAACTGGCAACGCTCTTTACGAACCTGCATCATTTGCCTCCCGCCGAGTGGGGCGTGGTGCTCGATTGGGATGTCGAAGCCCTGCGCCGCAAACCATTTCGCCTGCGCGCTGCGGTCGCGGCAATGCTGCCGTGGCTGCGCGTGATCCTCTGCCCAAACGAAGCCGTCGAACAAGTGGCGCACACGGTGGAGGCGCTGGGGTATCAAGGCTGGGTTGCGCGGCGGGATTGA
- a CDS encoding NERD domain-containing protein — protein MDVLLLCVAGAVLFLYALFTLGPLPSRGEIGEQRIQRRLARSLDKNTYRVFHNVLLPVEGGTTQIDHVVLSPFGIFAIETKNMGGAIYGSERDHQWTQKIGRQTHKFQNPLRQNHGHRCALAVCLGVPAEQVHSIVAFVGSARLAKGPLPGVVRGTLACVQEIRRHRAPVFEPERVAELAAALEMGRIQATREAMRDHTRRVQEARAAAPIDSQPVCPKCGGRMVLRTARQGANAGRQFWGCGRFPQCRGRRDIA, from the coding sequence ATGGACGTGCTGCTCCTCTGTGTGGCGGGCGCGGTCCTGTTCCTCTATGCGCTCTTCACGCTCGGGCCTTTGCCCAGCCGCGGCGAAATCGGAGAACAGAGAATTCAGCGGAGGCTAGCCAGATCCCTCGACAAGAACACCTACCGCGTCTTTCACAACGTCCTCTTGCCAGTGGAGGGGGGGACGACGCAGATCGATCATGTGGTGCTGAGTCCGTTCGGGATCTTCGCAATCGAGACGAAGAACATGGGCGGCGCGATCTATGGGTCGGAACGCGACCATCAGTGGACGCAGAAGATCGGGCGGCAGACGCACAAGTTCCAGAACCCGCTGCGACAGAATCACGGGCACAGGTGCGCGCTGGCTGTTTGTCTCGGCGTGCCGGCGGAGCAGGTCCACTCGATCGTCGCGTTTGTTGGATCCGCGCGGCTGGCGAAGGGCCCACTGCCTGGCGTGGTGCGAGGGACTCTGGCGTGCGTGCAGGAAATCCGTCGGCATCGCGCCCCGGTGTTTGAACCCGAGCGCGTGGCGGAACTGGCAGCGGCGCTCGAGATGGGACGCATCCAGGCTACCCGCGAGGCGATGCGCGATCACACCCGGCGGGTTCAGGAGGCTCGCGCGGCGGCGCCGATCGATTCGCAGCCCGTGTGCCCGAAGTGCGGTGGGCGGATGGTGCTGCGGACGGCTCGCCAGGGAGCCAACGCCGGGCGGCAATTCTGGGGCTGCGGGCGGTTTCCCCAGTGCCGCGGACGCCGGGATATTGCATAG
- a CDS encoding AbrB/MazE/SpoVT family DNA-binding domain-containing protein produces the protein MIKTLTRHGNSMALIIDRPILDLLNIDSETELELMTDGNSLIVSPRRNKREAEAHKKKVRAAIEDANKRYGKALKNLAK, from the coding sequence ATGATTAAGACTTTGACCCGCCATGGGAATAGTATGGCCCTCATCATCGATCGCCCGATTCTCGATCTTCTCAACATCGATTCCGAAACCGAGCTCGAGCTGATGACCGATGGGAACAGTCTCATCGTATCACCACGCCGCAACAAGAGGGAAGCCGAAGCGCACAAGAAGAAGGTGCGGGCCGCCATCGAAGATGCCAACAAGCGGTATGGCAAAGCCCTAAAGAATCTCGCCAAGTGA
- a CDS encoding N-acetylmuramoyl-L-alanine amidase yields MKKHFLQTWVLVLAVLATAVVPAWAGGVKDVRLARHADDHVRCVVELDARPSFRIINASSDSETVTIEVSGVGSAPSQIEVAGELGLVIDNLLEFRPDGSVCYVHLRTAKPVRVVTDTIEDPWRLVVDLYEDDGKTPALPDWSAPRPQATPAPVAPTLPAGAFHPRVIVIDPGHGGKHRGGLGKINGRTISEAEVTLPIAQKLERLLAADPMFVPQLTRKSDVYVGLRERTRRAEHFSGDLFLSIHMNAVSGKSAAKTARGFELWTWSSKPADRAATKYLAELENEEGGGDLSNASDRAMPVLNQMMRDALEMQALESERAAKALETAFMRDSYFKSHYRGIKSARFKVLENYNMPSVLLEVGFITHPTEVRQLASSTFQDRVARHMYDAIVSYFQTTDPAFRTARASVASR; encoded by the coding sequence GTGAAGAAGCACTTCCTGCAGACATGGGTGTTGGTGCTGGCCGTTTTGGCGACGGCGGTGGTTCCCGCGTGGGCCGGGGGCGTGAAGGATGTACGTCTGGCGCGCCATGCGGATGATCATGTGCGGTGCGTCGTGGAACTGGATGCGCGGCCGTCGTTCCGGATCATCAATGCCTCCAGCGACAGCGAGACCGTGACTATCGAGGTTTCTGGGGTCGGCTCGGCGCCGTCTCAGATCGAGGTGGCCGGCGAGTTGGGACTGGTGATCGACAATCTGCTGGAGTTCCGCCCGGACGGATCGGTCTGTTACGTTCATCTGCGCACGGCTAAGCCCGTTCGTGTGGTGACGGACACGATCGAGGATCCATGGCGCTTGGTGGTGGATCTGTACGAGGACGACGGCAAGACGCCAGCGCTGCCGGACTGGTCGGCGCCTCGGCCGCAGGCGACTCCGGCGCCGGTTGCTCCGACTCTTCCCGCGGGGGCCTTCCACCCCCGTGTGATCGTGATCGATCCGGGGCACGGCGGGAAGCACCGCGGAGGCCTGGGGAAGATCAACGGCCGCACGATTTCCGAGGCGGAGGTGACGCTGCCGATCGCGCAGAAACTGGAGCGGTTGCTGGCGGCGGATCCGATGTTCGTCCCGCAATTGACGCGCAAGAGCGACGTGTACGTCGGGCTGCGCGAGCGCACGCGCCGCGCAGAGCATTTCAGCGGCGACCTCTTCCTCTCCATCCACATGAACGCAGTCAGCGGCAAATCGGCCGCGAAGACAGCACGCGGATTTGAGCTTTGGACGTGGAGTTCGAAGCCGGCGGATCGAGCCGCGACGAAGTACCTGGCGGAGTTGGAAAACGAGGAGGGCGGCGGCGATCTGTCGAACGCCAGCGATCGCGCGATGCCGGTGCTGAACCAGATGATGCGCGATGCGCTGGAGATGCAGGCGCTGGAATCGGAGCGCGCGGCGAAGGCGCTCGAAACGGCGTTCATGCGCGATTCGTACTTCAAGTCGCACTACCGCGGGATTAAGAGCGCACGGTTCAAGGTGCTGGAGAACTACAACATGCCGTCGGTGCTGCTGGAAGTCGGGTTCATTACGCACCCGACCGAGGTTCGCCAACTGGCGAGCAGCACCTTCCAGGATCGCGTGGCGCGGCACATGTACGACGCGATCGTCAGCTACTTCCAGACGACGGACCCGGCGTTCCGCACGGCCCGCGCGTCGGTTGCCTCGCGATAA
- a CDS encoding O-antigen ligase family protein, producing the protein MTEEKKLNMEPDQLPSWEVLVGAAILAASSMLHVLILTPLTNNLDDIKYCTMWIGGAICMITFLTLWMRRRVEAPPKIVTIPYLAYIGVLILSTLFGAADYAKWVGWQLVYFHLSLAGFFFLGASVTNTVRMVRWGMRFWVVLALITCGFGLFHYAGMMEPIHKHMLQDFYAHARPGDAPSAILNLTATFAGTREMLSTILNRQFFGNFLTLLLPIALACTVVNYEDMRERHERRRPLQLSPLWMFLSGVAAIMAAACIYMTFSKSSTFLLPISPIVFVVAVYVFTRYKILKIPAWPAALILLAIVAGTVVYFTWGDLVEDFRSVVTSTSSRKIIFPGAIRMFESNPILGTGPGSFRLEFPKYRTPNYHMADISNVTLYAHNRFLDLLAENGILGFLTYIAFLGGIGWLGFRALRRCESHMLRVAVIGYLCGIGFLYVGNLTTPMMRWPIGAVITHVALGLGTGAIAMSLRGNCEPARPSRMIWDRRAIIGSVLLGLAVCYGCFITVYAKDFFAGSKANNAGIMMVARDQENMPLAMREKVYEKAIESFNTALDANPTFVTTYYKLAHAYNRLAALKEQQGKLAESAENQRHALETYRTMQKYAPDYSEVHFNLAVIYVNLGRYHKRLMDQATDPAEKKRQQEIVFETFENAKDAVDRASELSDKVSVHYLAGTIYNEYAMYRGESPELAAELWDRTGEIYAYTRDLPLSVVLQEARQLERERDEKIKSANYAPASFERAKEWEKAANAWEALFDLNRGQGDYMRRSAEDHLRAGHVEEAFELVERAVQRNPMNPDFLVLQAEISLRAAEQTGDWKRAAVMAELPRAVDERIEGFLTDSQRARLDTVEARIKSAASGAES; encoded by the coding sequence ATGACGGAAGAGAAGAAACTCAACATGGAGCCGGACCAACTCCCATCCTGGGAGGTGCTGGTCGGCGCTGCCATACTGGCAGCATCGTCGATGCTCCACGTCTTGATTCTGACCCCGCTGACGAACAATCTGGACGACATCAAGTACTGCACCATGTGGATCGGCGGAGCGATCTGCATGATCACGTTCCTGACCCTCTGGATGCGGCGCCGCGTCGAGGCTCCACCGAAGATCGTTACGATCCCCTACCTCGCGTACATCGGCGTCCTGATCCTCTCAACGCTGTTCGGGGCAGCCGACTACGCGAAATGGGTCGGCTGGCAACTGGTCTATTTCCACCTGTCGCTGGCTGGGTTCTTTTTTCTGGGAGCATCCGTTACCAATACGGTCCGGATGGTCCGCTGGGGAATGCGTTTCTGGGTCGTGCTGGCGTTGATCACTTGCGGATTCGGGCTCTTTCACTATGCCGGTATGATGGAACCGATTCACAAGCACATGCTGCAGGACTTCTATGCGCACGCCAGGCCGGGCGACGCCCCATCGGCGATTCTGAATTTGACCGCGACGTTCGCCGGAACGCGCGAGATGCTGTCGACGATCCTGAATCGGCAGTTCTTCGGCAATTTCCTGACATTACTGCTGCCAATCGCATTGGCGTGCACCGTCGTGAACTACGAAGATATGCGCGAGCGACACGAGCGCAGGCGCCCGCTGCAGTTGTCGCCCTTGTGGATGTTCCTGTCCGGCGTCGCGGCGATCATGGCAGCCGCATGCATTTACATGACGTTCTCGAAGTCCTCGACATTCCTGCTACCGATCTCCCCCATTGTGTTCGTAGTCGCCGTGTACGTGTTCACGCGATATAAGATCCTGAAGATCCCCGCATGGCCTGCCGCACTGATCCTTCTGGCGATTGTAGCCGGCACGGTCGTGTACTTCACCTGGGGCGACCTGGTTGAAGACTTCCGATCAGTCGTGACGAGTACGAGCTCACGCAAGATTATCTTCCCGGGCGCGATCAGGATGTTCGAATCGAACCCGATCCTCGGAACCGGCCCGGGTAGTTTCCGATTGGAATTCCCGAAGTACCGCACACCGAACTACCACATGGCAGACATCAGCAATGTGACGCTCTATGCGCACAATCGGTTCCTGGATTTGCTGGCGGAGAACGGCATCCTGGGTTTCCTGACGTACATCGCGTTCCTGGGCGGCATCGGCTGGCTAGGTTTCCGCGCGCTGCGGCGGTGTGAGTCGCACATGTTGCGGGTCGCGGTGATTGGCTATCTGTGTGGTATCGGGTTCCTATATGTCGGGAACTTGACTACCCCGATGATGCGATGGCCGATTGGAGCCGTCATCACGCATGTTGCACTGGGCCTGGGAACAGGCGCGATTGCGATGAGTCTGCGCGGCAATTGCGAGCCCGCGCGCCCCTCAAGAATGATCTGGGATCGACGAGCCATCATCGGCAGCGTGCTGCTGGGGCTGGCGGTGTGCTATGGATGCTTCATCACCGTTTACGCAAAGGACTTCTTTGCGGGTTCCAAGGCAAACAACGCCGGGATTATGATGGTCGCACGTGATCAAGAGAACATGCCCCTGGCAATGCGAGAGAAAGTCTACGAAAAGGCGATCGAGAGTTTCAACACGGCGCTGGATGCGAATCCAACGTTCGTGACGACCTATTACAAACTGGCCCACGCGTACAATCGCCTCGCGGCATTGAAGGAACAGCAGGGCAAGCTGGCAGAGAGCGCCGAGAATCAGCGCCACGCCCTGGAGACCTATCGGACGATGCAGAAGTATGCTCCGGACTATTCGGAGGTGCACTTCAACCTTGCCGTGATCTATGTGAATCTCGGCCGGTATCATAAGCGCTTGATGGATCAAGCAACGGATCCCGCGGAGAAGAAACGCCAGCAGGAGATCGTCTTTGAAACGTTCGAGAATGCGAAGGATGCAGTAGACCGTGCAAGCGAACTGAGCGACAAGGTCAGCGTGCACTATCTGGCCGGAACAATTTACAACGAGTACGCCATGTATCGCGGCGAATCTCCCGAACTGGCAGCAGAACTGTGGGACAGGACGGGCGAGATTTACGCATACACTCGTGACCTTCCCTTGTCGGTGGTGTTGCAGGAGGCGCGTCAATTGGAACGCGAGCGTGACGAGAAGATCAAGTCGGCGAACTACGCACCGGCGAGCTTTGAGCGAGCGAAGGAATGGGAGAAGGCTGCCAACGCGTGGGAGGCGCTCTTCGATCTGAATCGCGGACAAGGCGATTACATGCGCCGCTCTGCGGAAGATCATCTTCGCGCCGGCCATGTCGAGGAGGCCTTCGAGTTGGTCGAGCGGGCCGTGCAGCGCAACCCGATGAACCCGGATTTCCTGGTGCTGCAGGCCGAGATCAGCCTGCGCGCCGCGGAGCAGACGGGAGATTGGAAGCGAGCCGCCGTGATGGCGGAACTTCCGCGCGCTGTGGACGAGAGGATTGAGGGCTTTTTGACGGACAGCCAACGGGCCCGCCTGGACACGGTGGAAGCCCGCATTAAATCCGCCGCCTCCGGAGCCGAATCTTGA
- a CDS encoding acylphosphatase has protein sequence MHVIVRGRVQGVGFRVFVLQAARRHGCTGWVRNEYDGSVEVHAEGSEQMLDELLTEINKGPVLSHVDDMDVEWLTSDHEFDRFRIVR, from the coding sequence ATGCACGTGATTGTCCGAGGCCGCGTCCAGGGCGTCGGATTCCGCGTGTTCGTCCTGCAGGCGGCTCGTCGTCATGGATGTACTGGCTGGGTGCGCAATGAATACGACGGCAGCGTCGAAGTCCACGCCGAAGGTTCCGAGCAGATGCTGGATGAACTGCTGACGGAGATCAACAAAGGCCCCGTCCTGTCTCACGTCGACGACATGGACGTCGAATGGCTGACCAGCGATCACGAATTCGATCGCTTCCGGATCGTGCGGTAG
- a CDS encoding KAP family NTPase, which yields MPTNKPLSRSDEPVGFDALGREIQLLSLAEVIATAQPPLVVGIHGDWGEGKTSFMKILGRLLDAEERDKYLAEGDRLFTSDEGGKRWRESKATIERFVRKMQKEDAREPFNIPSVFFNPWKHQFEEEPIFPLLDAIRVQLPSAWSKIGGKFRDFVEDPRIRILSKASLGVAKLAGPDWFSALADQAGTKAKEVMDAFADFDRSFGKTIEDLIGSIVGADRLVIFIDDLDRCEAEYVVKILEALKLHLMNDKCIYVLGCSPRRIRECLVEKMGVSDDGAQVYLEKIVQIPLRLPPVSAGSFRHLLLSLGCEKYVENQLCWDMLRSFAEHNPRRLKRFLLFYEMEKSMIELVPDLLEQTLTELQEFGIADDGEIMEAYLFGNKVPHLPEEQVREALLMKIKLIQFLGGEGHAFTTAEDFLVDVAPWNREEKLDDPVRDSEEY from the coding sequence ATGCCCACGAACAAGCCGCTGTCGCGCAGCGATGAACCGGTCGGGTTCGATGCGCTGGGACGCGAGATTCAACTCCTTTCGCTAGCCGAAGTGATCGCCACCGCCCAGCCGCCGCTCGTCGTCGGCATCCACGGCGACTGGGGCGAGGGCAAGACCAGCTTCATGAAGATCCTCGGGCGCCTGCTGGATGCGGAAGAGCGAGACAAGTATCTGGCGGAGGGAGATAGACTCTTCACATCGGATGAAGGCGGCAAACGTTGGAGAGAATCGAAAGCAACGATCGAACGCTTCGTCCGGAAGATGCAGAAGGAAGATGCGAGGGAGCCATTCAATATTCCATCCGTGTTCTTCAATCCTTGGAAGCACCAGTTTGAAGAGGAGCCCATCTTCCCTCTTCTTGACGCGATTCGGGTCCAGCTACCAAGCGCATGGTCGAAGATCGGTGGCAAATTCCGAGACTTTGTGGAGGACCCCCGCATTCGAATTCTAAGCAAGGCAAGCCTTGGTGTGGCAAAGCTTGCAGGGCCAGATTGGTTCAGTGCCCTCGCGGATCAAGCAGGCACAAAGGCGAAGGAGGTAATGGATGCCTTCGCCGATTTTGATCGCTCATTCGGAAAGACCATCGAAGATTTGATTGGGAGCATCGTCGGCGCTGATCGACTCGTGATCTTCATCGATGACCTCGACCGATGTGAGGCCGAGTACGTTGTGAAGATCCTGGAAGCTCTCAAACTCCACCTAATGAATGACAAGTGTATTTACGTCTTGGGATGTTCTCCGAGGCGGATTCGTGAGTGTCTCGTCGAGAAAATGGGCGTCAGCGATGATGGCGCGCAAGTCTATCTGGAGAAGATTGTCCAGATACCGCTCCGTCTGCCGCCGGTATCCGCGGGCAGTTTCAGGCACTTACTGCTTTCACTGGGATGTGAGAAATACGTCGAGAATCAACTCTGTTGGGACATGTTGCGCTCCTTTGCTGAACACAATCCGCGGCGATTGAAGAGATTTCTGCTCTTCTATGAGATGGAGAAGTCCATGATCGAACTGGTGCCCGATCTACTTGAGCAGACGCTGACAGAGCTTCAGGAGTTTGGCATAGCCGATGATGGCGAGATCATGGAGGCGTACCTGTTCGGGAATAAGGTCCCGCATCTTCCAGAAGAGCAAGTCCGGGAGGCTCTTTTGATGAAGATTAAGCTAATCCAGTTTCTTGGAGGCGAAGGCCATGCCTTCACAACAGCGGAGGACTTTCTGGTCGATGTGGCGCCATGGAATCGGGAGGAGAAGTTGGATGATCCCGTGAGGGACTCGGAGGAATACTGA
- a CDS encoding sigma-54 dependent transcriptional regulator — translation MPNRILILDDEPKMGALLARSLEREGHEVVASTKPAEALERLKAERFDVLLTDLRMPGMDGLEVLNRTKAISPQTEVILMTAYASVVTAREALTRGAVDYLVKPVSAENDLKPLLRRLLSADAEPVAAPAASSKPAATPKEDLVISKSPAMRDVLRKLDKIAKSDASILLRGESGTGKEVLADQIQRRSKRANGPYLKVNCGALPETLLESELFGHVKGAFTGAVGDREGLFAAANGGTLMLDEIGEVSLPLQVKLLRVLQSGDYQRVGESRALKTDVRLIAATNRDLEKMIESGEFRQDLYYRLNVVPIFLPPLRERKEDLEQLVEYFAKRFADGEDVQFTDDAWNAILDYHWPGNIRELENAVEHALVLGEPAGIEVEDLPVALQQYRQRTGLGGSQPAKVGEETLEDIEKRCLVSALTKTGGNRTRAAELLGITRRTLGYRLKKYELEDEADRISRSGSSGGGSE, via the coding sequence ATGCCGAACCGCATTCTGATCCTGGACGACGAACCGAAGATGGGGGCCCTGCTCGCGCGATCGCTCGAGCGCGAAGGCCACGAAGTCGTCGCCTCGACCAAGCCGGCGGAGGCGCTTGAGCGTTTGAAAGCCGAGCGCTTCGATGTCCTTCTGACCGATTTGCGTATGCCCGGGATGGATGGCCTGGAAGTCCTTAACCGCACGAAGGCGATCTCGCCACAGACCGAAGTGATCCTGATGACGGCTTACGCATCGGTCGTGACGGCGCGCGAGGCCTTAACCCGGGGGGCTGTCGATTACCTGGTCAAGCCGGTCAGCGCAGAGAACGATCTGAAGCCGCTGCTCCGCCGTCTGCTGTCTGCCGATGCGGAACCCGTCGCGGCCCCGGCAGCCTCGTCCAAGCCCGCTGCGACACCGAAGGAAGATCTCGTCATTTCCAAGAGCCCCGCCATGCGCGATGTCCTGCGCAAGTTGGACAAGATCGCGAAGTCCGACGCCTCGATTCTACTGCGCGGCGAGAGTGGTACCGGAAAAGAAGTTCTCGCCGACCAGATCCAGCGACGCAGCAAGCGGGCGAACGGCCCGTACCTGAAAGTCAACTGCGGCGCTCTGCCGGAGACGCTGCTCGAATCCGAGCTGTTTGGCCACGTGAAGGGCGCTTTCACGGGGGCCGTCGGCGATCGCGAGGGCCTCTTCGCCGCTGCCAATGGCGGGACGCTGATGCTCGATGAAATCGGCGAAGTCTCCCTGCCGCTTCAGGTCAAGCTGCTTCGCGTTTTGCAGAGCGGCGATTACCAGCGCGTCGGCGAATCGCGGGCGCTGAAGACCGACGTGCGCTTGATCGCCGCAACCAACCGTGATCTCGAGAAGATGATCGAATCCGGCGAGTTCCGCCAGGATCTCTACTATCGCCTGAACGTGGTACCGATCTTCCTGCCTCCACTGCGCGAGCGAAAGGAAGACCTCGAGCAACTGGTCGAGTACTTCGCAAAACGTTTCGCAGACGGCGAAGACGTGCAGTTCACCGACGACGCGTGGAATGCGATTCTGGATTATCACTGGCCGGGAAACATCCGCGAATTGGAGAACGCCGTCGAGCACGCACTTGTTCTTGGCGAACCGGCCGGCATCGAAGTCGAAGACCTTCCGGTTGCACTGCAGCAATACCGCCAACGCACCGGCCTGGGTGGATCGCAACCCGCGAAGGTGGGGGAGGAGACGCTCGAAGACATCGAAAAGCGTTGCCTTGTTTCTGCGCTGACGAAGACCGGTGGGAATCGCACGCGCGCAGCGGAGTTGCTCGGCATCACGCGCCGCACGCTGGGTTATCGTCTGAAGAAGTATGAGCTCGAAGACGAGGCGGATCGGATCTCGCGAAGCGGCTCCAGCGGAGGCGGTAGCGAATGA
- a CDS encoding Fic family protein yields MPDLIFLTVDDVLEIHADQIRRYGGDGGLRDESLLLSAVSQPRATFDGTPLHASVFEMAAAYLFHLVANHPFIDGNKRTGAVCSFVFLSLNGMILEADEEEFEELVWGVARGELQKNDVARFFEENCRLAD; encoded by the coding sequence ATGCCTGATCTGATATTCTTGACAGTTGATGATGTCCTGGAAATTCATGCCGATCAAATTCGTCGATATGGAGGAGACGGGGGCCTTCGTGATGAATCGCTACTTCTGTCTGCAGTTTCGCAGCCTCGGGCCACATTTGATGGAACGCCTTTGCATGCATCGGTCTTCGAAATGGCTGCTGCGTACTTGTTCCACTTGGTCGCGAATCATCCCTTCATCGATGGGAACAAGAGAACCGGCGCCGTGTGTTCCTTCGTATTCCTATCGCTGAACGGAATGATCCTGGAAGCCGACGAAGAGGAATTTGAGGAGTTGGTTTGGGGAGTCGCAAGAGGCGAGCTTCAGAAGAACGATGTCGCTCGATTCTTTGAAGAGAATTGTCGCTTGGCAGATTGA